The following are encoded together in the Streptomyces sp. NBC_01465 genome:
- a CDS encoding NUDIX hydrolase, protein MRLLRHPRMEKATVSSSEMELFGGPLRYDSGWSKHEYSRLDLTLWGALKSLPFLIGRTVALAWRTDRRSLITVGVTEVGQGIAAAVKLVAINAVFDGGTLTSDQVKAIRLPHEELSEYAFLETRDAVQRLRPVDGQIMLAAYRARLGNTATAHLADGRHLFDVPALDRHDVHVRYRPLWDSPFNRAPVPERLAVQQAWAWCFVPDGRVVLVADPGPRGALPMLPGGTVEMTVRSPEVSLHREAAEEAQHTLNDPVRLGWVLDEAGEVFGGVGPSARLRLAARVTGIGPAAVDLATGRPFARLLATPAQAAALLGWGSPGARQAQLAAETAQERWALPVARPAAIEEFRAEGMRLS, encoded by the coding sequence ATGAGGCTGTTGCGGCACCCTCGGATGGAGAAGGCCACCGTCTCCAGCTCGGAAATGGAGCTGTTCGGCGGGCCGTTGCGCTACGACTCGGGGTGGAGCAAGCACGAGTACTCCCGCCTCGACCTCACCTTGTGGGGTGCGCTGAAGTCCCTGCCCTTCCTCATCGGGCGAACCGTCGCCCTGGCCTGGCGCACCGACCGCCGCTCGCTGATCACCGTCGGCGTCACGGAAGTGGGCCAGGGCATCGCTGCCGCGGTCAAACTGGTCGCCATCAACGCCGTCTTCGACGGCGGAACCCTCACATCCGACCAAGTGAAGGCGATCCGACTGCCGCACGAGGAGCTGTCCGAGTACGCGTTCCTCGAAACCCGGGACGCGGTACAGCGGCTGCGCCCCGTGGATGGGCAGATCATGCTCGCCGCCTACCGTGCCCGACTCGGAAACACCGCTACCGCCCACCTCGCCGACGGCCGGCACCTCTTCGACGTGCCGGCGCTGGATCGACATGACGTCCACGTCCGCTACCGCCCTCTGTGGGACAGCCCCTTCAACCGTGCCCCCGTCCCTGAGCGGCTCGCCGTGCAGCAAGCCTGGGCGTGGTGCTTCGTTCCCGACGGCCGGGTCGTCCTCGTCGCCGACCCCGGCCCCCGCGGTGCCTTGCCCATGCTGCCCGGCGGCACCGTGGAGATGACCGTCAGGTCGCCCGAGGTCAGCCTCCACCGCGAAGCCGCCGAGGAAGCCCAGCACACCCTGAATGACCCGGTGCGACTGGGCTGGGTGCTCGATGAGGCAGGCGAGGTCTTCGGCGGAGTGGGGCCCAGCGCCAGGCTCCGCCTCGCCGCCCGTGTCACCGGCATCGGGCCGGCGGCCGTCGACCTCGCCACCGGCCGCCCGTTCGCCCGCCTTCTCGCCACCCCTGCCCAGGCAGCCGCCCTCCTGGGATGGGGCTCGCCGGGAGCGCGGCAAGCCCAACTCGCCGCTGAAACGGCACAGGAGCGCTGGGCCCTGCCCGTCGCTCGCCCCGCTGCCATCGAGGAATTCCGCGCGGAGGGGATGCGGCTGAGCTGA
- a CDS encoding NUDIX domain-containing protein, with protein MTEASQRYRTIVDVLAVLQRSDGRVLLVRRAADAEYAPGLLTVVGGHLEDGETVSAGALREAHEEVGVTVDEENLEFCGLIHYRGEAGGRLGTVFMAQRWQGEPFNAEPDKHTGLVWAQPSQPPADCHPYTAAVLRAFSAGSLYTPVNWAPAATEGHQ; from the coding sequence GTGACAGAGGCATCACAGCGATACCGCACGATCGTCGATGTCCTGGCCGTACTGCAGCGCTCGGACGGACGCGTCCTGCTGGTACGCCGCGCAGCGGATGCGGAGTACGCGCCCGGACTGCTCACCGTTGTCGGAGGCCATCTCGAGGACGGGGAAACGGTCTCGGCCGGCGCCCTGCGCGAGGCCCACGAGGAAGTCGGAGTCACGGTCGACGAAGAGAACCTGGAATTCTGCGGGTTGATCCACTATCGCGGCGAAGCGGGCGGCCGGCTCGGCACCGTCTTCATGGCGCAACGCTGGCAGGGCGAGCCGTTCAACGCCGAACCCGACAAGCACACCGGACTCGTATGGGCACAGCCCTCCCAGCCTCCTGCCGACTGCCACCCCTACACCGCCGCCGTCCTGCGCGCCTTCTCTGCGGGATCCCTGTACACGCCGGTGAACTGGGCACCGGCAGCGACGGAGGGGCACCAATGA
- a CDS encoding aminoglycoside phosphotransferase family protein, which produces MNQHTQPPATLLAWVEHFVEPIDFVQDASMPRSNSRVWRITSGRRSVFLKISPTPSFFARETRAYRSCVPALEPRQAPRLLASRPTHLALLLTQVPGEPIKTLPRIPSTHGAIHRQAGAWLRKFHGEQELVRDERGEALAELARAAQGAERHLQDAGTLLTEPEYKLVRLHAEALNELGPLPLGFVHGDFQERNWLWHTDARRLGVIDYERSRPYVQVYDFIKLAGGPWADDPALRNAFFEGFGRDLTFDEHQALRCLGALDAASAIAWGSAHGDHTIVERGHRTLARLTAGEEL; this is translated from the coding sequence GTGAACCAGCACACACAGCCCCCTGCCACATTGCTGGCCTGGGTCGAGCATTTCGTCGAGCCGATCGACTTCGTGCAGGACGCGTCGATGCCCCGGAGCAACTCCCGGGTGTGGCGCATCACGTCAGGTCGACGCTCGGTGTTCTTGAAGATCTCGCCGACCCCGAGCTTCTTCGCCCGTGAGACGCGGGCATACCGATCCTGTGTCCCGGCATTGGAACCGCGCCAGGCGCCCCGCCTCCTTGCTTCCCGTCCCACGCACCTGGCTCTGCTCCTGACCCAAGTACCTGGCGAGCCGATCAAGACGCTGCCCCGTATCCCGTCAACGCACGGCGCGATCCACCGGCAGGCCGGAGCCTGGCTACGGAAGTTTCACGGTGAACAGGAACTCGTCCGGGACGAACGAGGCGAGGCCCTCGCCGAGCTGGCGCGTGCCGCGCAGGGAGCCGAGCGCCACCTGCAGGACGCTGGCACCCTGCTCACCGAGCCCGAGTACAAACTCGTTCGTTTGCATGCCGAAGCCTTGAACGAGCTCGGCCCATTGCCCCTCGGCTTCGTACACGGAGACTTCCAGGAACGGAACTGGCTGTGGCACACCGATGCCCGCCGTCTGGGAGTCATCGACTACGAACGCTCCCGCCCCTATGTCCAGGTCTACGACTTCATCAAACTCGCCGGAGGCCCCTGGGCCGATGATCCGGCGCTGCGGAACGCATTCTTCGAGGGCTTCGGCCGCGACCTCACCTTCGATGAACACCAGGCCCTGCGCTGCCTGGGCGCGCTCGACGCGGCGAGCGCCATCGCGTGGGGATCGGCCCACGGCGACCACACAATCGTGGAACGCGGCCACCGCACGCTCGCACGCCTCACCGCCGGGGAGGAACTGTGA